One Paraburkholderia agricolaris DNA segment encodes these proteins:
- a CDS encoding porin produces the protein MKKSLIVVAVAASFASVAHAQSSVTLYGLLDAGLTYTSNVAPANGVGHGNAKWAAGSGGINQSMFGLRGSEDLGGGLKAIFTLESGFNINNGKFANNNGMFNRQAFVGLSSAQFGTVTLGRQYDAAQDYLAPLTATGSWGGTYFAHPFNNDNLSTNGGYAVNNSIKYSSANYAGFTFGGTYGFSNQAGAFANNREYSVGAAYQYQGLRVGAAYAQQNNPAANVSGASDGVLANTSGVITGNFRQREFGAAAAYSFGPATVGAAFTQSRIDNLVGAAVGQRQGRSNNYEVNGKYNLTPAMALGVAYTFTDARGYGVNAAGNDMKTRYHQIGLQADYSLSRRTDVYAQAVYQHAMGDGGVASIYSGDNTVPASSSKNQTAATIGLRHRF, from the coding sequence ATGAAAAAGAGTCTCATCGTTGTTGCGGTTGCCGCATCGTTCGCATCCGTCGCTCACGCACAAAGCAGCGTGACCCTGTATGGTCTGCTGGACGCAGGCCTGACGTACACCAGCAACGTCGCCCCCGCCAATGGCGTCGGCCACGGCAACGCAAAGTGGGCAGCGGGCAGCGGCGGCATCAACCAAAGCATGTTCGGTCTGCGTGGTTCGGAAGATCTGGGCGGCGGTCTGAAGGCAATCTTCACGTTGGAAAGCGGCTTCAACATCAACAACGGCAAGTTCGCTAACAACAACGGCATGTTCAACCGTCAAGCGTTTGTCGGCCTGTCGAGCGCGCAATTCGGTACGGTCACGCTGGGTCGTCAATACGACGCAGCACAAGACTACCTGGCACCGCTGACCGCAACGGGCAGCTGGGGCGGTACGTACTTCGCTCACCCGTTCAACAACGACAACCTGAGCACGAACGGCGGCTACGCAGTTAACAACTCGATCAAGTACTCGAGCGCTAACTACGCAGGCTTCACGTTCGGCGGCACGTACGGCTTCTCGAACCAGGCTGGCGCATTCGCAAACAACCGCGAATACAGCGTTGGTGCTGCATACCAGTACCAAGGTCTGCGTGTTGGCGCTGCTTACGCACAGCAGAACAACCCGGCTGCAAACGTGAGCGGTGCTTCGGACGGCGTGCTGGCTAACACCTCGGGCGTCATCACGGGCAACTTCCGTCAACGTGAGTTCGGCGCAGCTGCTGCTTACTCGTTCGGCCCGGCTACCGTCGGTGCTGCATTCACGCAGTCGCGTATCGACAACCTGGTTGGCGCAGCAGTTGGCCAACGTCAAGGTCGTTCGAACAACTACGAAGTCAACGGCAAGTACAACCTGACGCCGGCAATGGCTCTGGGCGTTGCTTACACGTTCACCGACGCACGTGGCTACGGTGTCAACGCTGCTGGCAACGACATGAAGACCCGTTACCACCAGATCGGCCTGCAAGCTGACTACTCGCTGTCGCGTCGTACGGACGTCTACGCTCAAGCCGTGTACCAACACGCAATGGGCGACGGCGGTGTTGCTTCGATCTACAGCGGCGACAACACCGTGCCGGCATCGTCGTCGAAGAACCAGACGGCTGCTACGATCGGTCTGCGTCACCGCTTCTAA
- a CDS encoding cytochrome P450, producing the protein MTLDTPDLELRSVLPSIIGSGFDDPYPVYDYLRANCPVHRDASGVWLLSSHALITRMLDNRNFSARPPTMDLAADDPLGYASMIVFQHADQHDRLRHLLAPLFSRKSLATLQDFIDAEIARLLEPLQDAARFDLVAEVASVLPLRTICHLLGFPVSNAANYLQASMGAWQLISGAPLSAGQRAHAVAQTQTFLDHIDSLIRAIDPARSPEHPVAWFLRLEKEGEFTRHEMLVNILFLFIAGYGTTLLSIGNSVAAALRQPRAWRALRDDPGLIPQAVRELYRYDPAVQAIFRYAWQDTEFDGHLIRRGELVALLLGAANRDPDEFDSPDEIDFARTQGRSLTFGAGPHSCMGVALARMQLESLLRALLHRLPDLQLGAAEPRRLQRGTFHGFDQLWLERPS; encoded by the coding sequence ATGACATTGGACACCCCCGATCTGGAATTACGCAGCGTCCTGCCTTCGATCATCGGGAGCGGATTCGACGATCCGTATCCCGTGTACGACTACCTGCGCGCGAATTGCCCCGTGCATCGCGATGCAAGCGGCGTCTGGCTGCTCTCGTCACATGCGCTGATCACGCGCATGCTCGACAATCGCAACTTCTCCGCGCGGCCGCCGACGATGGATCTCGCGGCTGACGACCCGCTCGGCTATGCAAGCATGATCGTGTTCCAGCATGCGGACCAGCATGACCGCCTGCGGCACCTGCTCGCACCCCTGTTCTCGCGCAAGTCGCTCGCTACGCTGCAGGACTTCATCGATGCGGAAATTGCGCGTCTGCTAGAACCGTTGCAGGACGCCGCGCGTTTCGATCTCGTCGCCGAGGTGGCAAGCGTCTTGCCGCTGCGCACGATCTGCCACCTGCTCGGCTTTCCGGTATCGAACGCAGCAAACTATCTGCAGGCGTCCATGGGCGCATGGCAGTTGATCAGCGGTGCCCCGCTGAGTGCCGGGCAGCGTGCTCACGCGGTGGCACAGACGCAAACCTTTCTGGATCACATCGACTCTCTCATCCGCGCGATCGATCCGGCCCGCTCGCCCGAGCATCCGGTCGCCTGGTTTCTGCGCCTCGAGAAGGAGGGGGAGTTCACGCGCCACGAAATGCTCGTCAACATTCTGTTTCTCTTCATCGCGGGCTACGGCACGACGTTGCTGTCGATAGGCAACAGCGTCGCCGCCGCGTTGCGCCAGCCTCGCGCATGGCGCGCGTTGCGCGACGATCCAGGGCTGATTCCACAAGCGGTGCGCGAGCTGTACCGCTACGATCCCGCCGTGCAGGCGATCTTTCGCTATGCCTGGCAAGATACCGAATTCGACGGCCATCTGATCCGGCGCGGCGAACTGGTCGCCTTACTGCTCGGCGCCGCCAATCGCGATCCGGACGAATTCGACTCGCCCGATGAGATCGACTTCGCACGCACTCAGGGCCGTTCACTAACGTTCGGCGCGGGTCCGCATAGCTGCATGGGTGTCGCGCTCGCGCGCATGCAATTGGAATCGCTGCTGCGCGCG
- a CDS encoding Crp/Fnr family transcriptional regulator: protein MDDAPFPALADVPSHRPERVPRADLPQLFGTCAWFRALAVEHQAMILASAYAERLEGGAWIARRQEPSDYWIGVYSGLIKLAIYNASGRSCTLSGVPPGGWFGEGSVIKRELRKYDVATIQPSLVMFVPSETFHALLESSLPFTGFVIRQLNNRMGEFIATIQNSRLLDVDARVAQSLAQLFNPDLYPDTGRTLAISQEELGLLAGVSRQRINQALQNLERLQIVRLSYNQIDVLDLERLGAFGQEQI, encoded by the coding sequence ATGGATGACGCCCCGTTCCCCGCTCTCGCAGACGTCCCCTCGCATCGGCCTGAACGGGTCCCGCGCGCCGACCTGCCGCAATTGTTCGGCACCTGCGCCTGGTTCCGGGCGCTCGCCGTCGAGCATCAGGCCATGATTCTTGCCAGCGCCTACGCGGAGCGCCTCGAGGGAGGCGCATGGATCGCGCGCCGCCAGGAGCCGTCGGACTACTGGATCGGGGTCTATTCCGGCCTCATCAAACTCGCCATCTACAACGCCTCGGGACGCAGTTGCACGCTCTCCGGCGTGCCGCCCGGCGGCTGGTTCGGCGAAGGCAGCGTGATCAAGCGCGAATTGCGCAAGTACGACGTGGCCACCATCCAGCCTTCGCTCGTGATGTTCGTGCCGTCGGAGACGTTCCATGCGCTGCTGGAATCGAGCCTGCCGTTTACCGGCTTCGTGATCCGGCAGTTGAATAACCGCATGGGCGAATTCATCGCGACGATCCAGAATAGCCGCCTACTCGACGTCGACGCACGTGTCGCCCAGTCGCTCGCACAGTTGTTCAATCCCGATCTCTATCCCGACACCGGGCGCACGCTGGCCATTTCACAGGAAGAGCTCGGCCTGCTGGCCGGCGTATCGCGGCAACGGATCAACCAGGCACTGCAAAACCTCGAAAGGCTGCAGATTGTGCGCCTCTCGTACAACCAGATCGACGTGCTTGATCTTGAACGCCTAGGGGCGTTTGGTCAGGAACAGATCTAG
- a CDS encoding transposase — translation MDTPPSNLPARSPAVQDLTDEQWHRIVPLLPEMKDLGPRRGRPSIDIRCVVNSVLWVLHTGKPWHAMPDRYAPYQTAHRYYLRWKNSGVLSNIAFALFDDDAMLARPVTRRSDPRAA, via the coding sequence ATGGATACTCCCCCTTCAAACCTGCCGGCCCGCTCACCGGCCGTTCAGGATCTCACCGACGAGCAATGGCATCGCATCGTGCCGCTCCTGCCTGAAATGAAAGACCTCGGGCCTCGGCGTGGCCGTCCCAGCATCGACATCCGTTGCGTGGTGAATAGCGTGCTGTGGGTGTTGCACACGGGCAAGCCGTGGCACGCGATGCCCGACCGGTATGCGCCGTATCAGACCGCGCATCGCTACTATCTGCGCTGGAAGAATTCAGGTGTGCTGTCGAACATCGCGTTTGCGCTATTCGACGATGATGCGATGCTGGCGCGGCCTGTCACGCGCCGGAGCGACCCGCGCGCTGCGTAG
- a CDS encoding cold-shock protein, translated as MDTGTVKWFNDSKGFGFITPDKGGDDLFAHFSEISGDGFKTLAENQKVSFETKQGPKGLQAANIKPL; from the coding sequence ATGGATACCGGTACCGTTAAGTGGTTCAACGACAGCAAAGGCTTTGGCTTCATCACCCCGGACAAGGGCGGCGACGACCTGTTCGCGCACTTCTCCGAAATCAGCGGCGACGGCTTCAAGACGCTGGCTGAGAATCAGAAGGTGAGCTTCGAAACGAAGCAAGGCCCGAAGGGTCTGCAAGCGGCTAACATCAAGCCGCTGTAA
- a CDS encoding HrpB1 family type III secretion system apparatus protein, whose product MTNIQCSPKVLGVLLSIFAAGLRVDARADLEELLLALRLLHPKPSAVDICEVRLLVNSRKWIEALRLLIQIEEHEPGSPAILALQGWCLYVLGDKDWRRCVASVLRSGDSTGIAIAARFLEVSGESVAERIAEVL is encoded by the coding sequence ATGACGAACATTCAATGCAGTCCGAAGGTGCTCGGCGTGTTGCTGTCGATTTTCGCCGCGGGGCTCAGGGTCGACGCGCGCGCCGACCTGGAGGAACTGCTGCTTGCCTTGCGCTTGCTGCACCCCAAACCGTCCGCGGTCGATATCTGCGAGGTGCGGCTGCTCGTCAATTCGCGCAAGTGGATTGAAGCGCTGCGCCTGCTGATACAAATCGAAGAACACGAGCCGGGCTCGCCGGCCATCCTCGCATTGCAGGGCTGGTGCCTCTACGTTCTGGGCGACAAGGACTGGCGCCGCTGCGTGGCTTCGGTGCTGCGCAGTGGCGACTCGACCGGGATCGCCATCGCCGCGAGGTTTCTGGAGGTCAGCGGCGAGTCGGTCGCCGAACGGATAGCCGAGGTGCTGTGA
- the pcaG gene encoding protocatechuate 3,4-dioxygenase subunit alpha, with product MTTLKQTPSQTVGPYFAYGLCPQQYDFDFKSLFTPVLADREAAGEHITIIGQVFDGDGQVIGDAMLEISQVDAQGHYPESREETLKTGFRGFARVGTGTDPQKRFVVETVKPGRASPNEAPHLNVVVTMRGMLLHTFTRVYFEDEAEANERDAVLAAVPADRRGTLIARREPNAANVYRFDIHMQGDKETVFFDL from the coding sequence ATGACGACTCTCAAGCAAACGCCTTCGCAAACGGTTGGACCGTACTTCGCCTATGGTCTGTGCCCGCAGCAATATGATTTCGACTTCAAGAGCCTATTCACACCGGTTCTGGCCGACCGCGAAGCGGCCGGCGAGCACATCACGATCATCGGCCAGGTATTCGATGGCGACGGCCAGGTGATCGGCGATGCAATGCTGGAAATCTCACAGGTGGACGCGCAGGGCCACTACCCGGAATCACGCGAGGAAACGCTGAAAACGGGCTTCCGCGGTTTCGCCCGCGTCGGCACGGGTACCGATCCGCAGAAGCGCTTTGTCGTCGAAACGGTGAAACCCGGCCGCGCAAGCCCGAACGAAGCGCCGCATCTGAACGTGGTCGTGACAATGCGCGGCATGCTGTTGCACACCTTCACGCGTGTCTATTTCGAAGACGAAGCCGAGGCTAACGAACGGGATGCCGTGCTGGCAGCAGTTCCGGCGGACCGGCGCGGCACGTTGATCGCGCGGCGCGAACCGAATGCCGCCAACGTGTACCGGTTCGACATCCATATGCAGGGTGACAAGGAAACGGTGTTTTTCGACCTGTGA
- a CDS encoding acyl-CoA synthetase translates to MKHMFEDGLQRREANYVPLTPIDFIVRAAEVYGERLAVVHGEIRRNWRETYQRTRRLASALRQAGIERGDTVAALLPNIPPMIEAHFGVPMAGAVLNTLNTRLDVSSLLFMLRHGEAKALIVDTEYSEFAHRAALEFPELRVISVADAMPADADKFIRATDYEAFLQSGDPEFAWTLPADEWDAIALNYTSGTTGDPKGVVYHHRGAYLNALSNILEWDMPKHAVYLWTLPLFHCNGWCFPWTVAARAGVNVCLRKFDAKTVFELIRREGITHYCGAPIVQSALANAPAEWREGITHRVSTMVAGAAPAPAVIAKMKEIGFDLTHVYGLTETYGPAAVCAKQEEWETLDDNARAEMNARQGVRYHLQAAVTVLDPDTLAPVPDDGETLGEIMFRGNICMKGYLKNERATQASFHGGWFHTGDLGVRMPDGYIRIRDRSKDIIISGGENISSIEVEDTLYRHPAVSVAAVVAMADPKWGEVPCAFVELKEGAQVSAEEIIAHCRLFLAGYKLPKAVRFGELPKTSTGKIQKFELRARIKAEQTG, encoded by the coding sequence ATGAAGCACATGTTTGAAGACGGCCTCCAGCGGCGCGAGGCCAATTACGTCCCGCTAACGCCCATCGATTTCATCGTGCGCGCAGCGGAAGTCTACGGTGAGCGGCTGGCGGTCGTCCATGGGGAGATTCGCCGAAACTGGCGCGAAACCTACCAGCGTACGCGGCGCCTCGCCAGCGCGTTGCGGCAGGCCGGGATCGAGCGCGGCGACACGGTTGCCGCCTTGCTGCCCAATATTCCTCCGATGATAGAAGCGCATTTCGGCGTGCCGATGGCCGGGGCCGTGCTCAATACGCTGAATACGCGGCTCGACGTGTCGTCGCTATTGTTCATGCTGCGCCATGGCGAGGCGAAGGCGCTGATCGTCGATACGGAGTACAGCGAATTCGCGCATCGCGCGGCGCTCGAGTTCCCGGAGTTGCGCGTGATTAGCGTGGCCGATGCGATGCCCGCCGACGCGGACAAGTTCATCCGCGCAACCGACTATGAAGCGTTCCTGCAAAGCGGCGACCCGGAGTTCGCATGGACCCTGCCCGCTGACGAATGGGACGCGATCGCGCTGAACTACACTTCGGGCACGACCGGCGACCCGAAGGGCGTGGTCTACCACCATCGCGGTGCTTATCTGAACGCGCTCAGCAATATCCTCGAATGGGATATGCCTAAGCATGCGGTTTATCTGTGGACCTTGCCGCTCTTTCACTGCAACGGCTGGTGTTTTCCGTGGACTGTCGCCGCGCGTGCCGGCGTCAACGTCTGTCTACGCAAATTCGACGCAAAGACGGTGTTCGAACTGATTCGCCGCGAAGGCATCACACATTATTGCGGCGCGCCGATCGTGCAAAGCGCGCTTGCGAATGCGCCCGCCGAATGGCGTGAAGGCATCACGCATCGCGTATCGACGATGGTGGCCGGCGCGGCGCCCGCGCCGGCGGTGATCGCCAAGATGAAGGAAATCGGTTTCGATCTGACCCACGTGTACGGACTTACCGAGACCTACGGCCCGGCCGCGGTCTGTGCGAAACAGGAGGAATGGGAAACGCTCGACGACAACGCGCGTGCCGAAATGAACGCGCGTCAAGGCGTGCGCTACCACTTGCAGGCAGCCGTCACGGTGCTCGACCCGGATACGCTCGCGCCCGTGCCTGACGACGGCGAAACGCTCGGTGAGATCATGTTCCGCGGCAACATCTGCATGAAAGGGTATTTGAAGAACGAGCGCGCTACGCAAGCGTCCTTCCATGGCGGCTGGTTCCACACCGGGGATCTCGGCGTGCGGATGCCTGACGGCTATATCCGCATCCGCGATCGCAGCAAGGACATCATCATTTCCGGCGGCGAGAACATCTCGAGCATCGAGGTCGAAGACACGCTGTACCGTCATCCTGCGGTCTCGGTTGCCGCCGTGGTGGCGATGGCCGATCCGAAGTGGGGCGAGGTACCCTGCGCCTTCGTCGAGCTCAAGGAGGGTGCTCAAGTGAGCGCAGAGGAGATCATCGCGCACTGCCGGCTGTTTCTTGCGGGATACAAGCTGCCCAAAGCGGTGCGCTTCGGCGAATTGCCGAAGACGTCGACGGGAAAAATTCAGAAGTTCGAACTGCGCGCGCGGATCAAGGCGGAACAAACCGGATAG
- a CDS encoding LysE family translocator, translating into MPASTAIATILAALLLGAMSPGPSFVIVARNSIGLSRSDGLATAAGMGIGGVFFSAIALLGLYTLLATVEWLYVGLKVAGGLYLIYLASKIWRGAAKPLAFDAAQGANTNARKSFWIGLSTQLSNPKTAVYYGSIFAALLPQHPPLWCYFALPPAIFAIEAGWYTVVALCFSSKRPREMYLRWKAWIDRVAASAVAALGLRLILTAHKVGI; encoded by the coding sequence ATGCCCGCTTCGACCGCCATCGCCACCATCCTCGCCGCGCTGCTGCTCGGCGCCATGAGCCCTGGACCGAGCTTTGTCATCGTTGCCCGTAATTCGATCGGACTCTCGCGTAGCGACGGCCTCGCGACAGCAGCGGGCATGGGCATCGGCGGCGTGTTCTTCAGCGCGATTGCCTTGCTCGGTCTGTACACCCTGCTCGCGACCGTAGAGTGGCTATATGTCGGCTTGAAAGTGGCCGGTGGCCTCTATCTGATCTACCTTGCGTCGAAGATCTGGCGCGGCGCCGCCAAACCGCTCGCATTCGATGCCGCGCAAGGCGCCAACACCAATGCGCGCAAATCTTTCTGGATTGGTTTGAGCACACAACTCAGCAATCCGAAAACGGCGGTCTATTACGGCAGTATCTTCGCGGCCCTGCTTCCGCAACATCCGCCGCTGTGGTGCTACTTCGCCCTGCCCCCCGCGATCTTCGCCATTGAAGCCGGCTGGTACACCGTGGTCGCGCTGTGCTTTTCGAGCAAGCGGCCGCGCGAAATGTATTTGCGGTGGAAGGCCTGGATCGATCGCGTCGCCGCGAGCGCAGTCGCCGCACTTGGATTACGCCTGATCCTGACAGCGCACAAAGTGGGTATCTGA
- a CDS encoding methyl-accepting chemotaxis protein encodes MNRLTLKQKLWVPILLCWAALLIVTVVNAFDARNAQMDARRADLADVTDMAVSIVADYAKLADAGKLPVDEAKQQAIARINAQRYGTSGYVTIVRSDSVMVAHPMSPKLNGKDMSGFRDAKGNALYHDIAQAGGSTGGAGYLRYWWPKPGETAPSEKIGYVKRFTPWSWDFIAGAYMDDIQAQFYATLARSAGMLVLLGVVVSFVASRVVRNVSRSIGGEPSTAATIAMQIARGDLATHIDLRHDDASSLLFSLREMRNQLAATIARIKTSAETITIASKEIAAGNLDLSSRTEEQAASLQQTAASMDELTKTVTQNADNAATASELATDASNIAARGGQVVNDVVEKMAGITDSSRKIGEIISVIEGIAFQTNILALNAAVEAARAGEEGRGFAVVAGEVRNLAQRSATAAKEIKVLIHQSVAQVGEGSTLAGKAGSTIGEVVDAVRRVTAIMNEISAASKEQSSGIGEVNLAIRQMDDVTQRNAALVEQAAAAAGSLDEQTERLRNAVAVFKVEQQA; translated from the coding sequence ATGAACCGCCTGACACTGAAACAGAAATTATGGGTGCCGATACTGCTTTGCTGGGCGGCGCTCCTGATCGTTACCGTCGTGAACGCGTTCGATGCGCGCAACGCCCAGATGGACGCACGGCGTGCGGACCTGGCCGACGTCACCGACATGGCGGTATCGATCGTCGCTGACTACGCGAAGCTAGCCGACGCGGGCAAGCTCCCGGTCGATGAAGCCAAACAGCAGGCCATCGCCCGCATCAATGCACAGCGTTATGGCACATCGGGCTACGTGACGATCGTGCGCAGCGATTCGGTCATGGTCGCTCATCCCATGAGCCCAAAGCTGAATGGCAAGGATATGAGCGGCTTCCGCGACGCCAAAGGCAACGCGTTGTACCACGACATCGCGCAGGCAGGCGGCTCGACGGGCGGTGCAGGCTATCTGCGCTACTGGTGGCCGAAACCCGGTGAAACGGCGCCGAGCGAAAAGATCGGCTATGTGAAGCGTTTCACCCCGTGGAGCTGGGACTTTATCGCCGGCGCCTATATGGACGACATCCAGGCCCAGTTCTACGCCACCCTCGCGCGCTCGGCCGGCATGCTGGTGCTGCTCGGTGTGGTGGTGTCGTTCGTGGCCTCGCGCGTGGTGCGCAACGTGTCGCGCTCAATCGGCGGAGAACCTTCCACGGCGGCGACGATTGCCATGCAGATCGCACGCGGCGATCTCGCCACGCACATCGACCTGCGCCATGACGACGCGTCGAGCCTGCTGTTCTCGCTGCGCGAGATGCGCAATCAACTGGCTGCCACCATCGCGCGGATCAAGACCTCCGCCGAGACGATCACGATCGCTTCGAAGGAGATCGCCGCAGGCAATCTGGATCTGTCGAGCCGTACCGAAGAACAGGCCGCTTCGTTACAGCAAACCGCCGCGAGCATGGACGAGCTCACCAAGACCGTCACGCAGAACGCCGACAATGCAGCAACCGCGTCGGAACTCGCGACGGATGCATCGAATATTGCCGCGCGGGGCGGCCAGGTCGTCAACGACGTGGTCGAGAAAATGGCCGGCATCACCGATAGTTCACGCAAGATCGGCGAGATCATCAGCGTGATCGAAGGCATCGCGTTCCAGACCAACATCCTGGCGCTAAACGCTGCGGTAGAAGCGGCGCGCGCCGGCGAAGAAGGCCGTGGCTTCGCGGTCGTCGCGGGCGAAGTGCGCAATCTCGCGCAACGCAGCGCCACAGCGGCCAAGGAGATCAAGGTGCTGATCCATCAGTCCGTCGCGCAGGTCGGCGAGGGCTCGACGCTGGCAGGCAAGGCCGGCAGCACGATCGGCGAAGTAGTCGACGCCGTGCGCCGCGTCACCGCGATCATGAACGAGATTTCGGCGGCCTCGAAAGAGCAAAGCTCGGGTATCGGTGAAGTCAATCTCGCGATCCGCCAGATGGACGACGTCACGCAGCGCAATGCCGCGCTAGTCGAGCAGGCCGCGGCCGCGGCGGGGTCGCTCGATGAGCAGACCGAACGTCTGCGAAATGCAGTTGCTGTGTTCAAGGTCGAACAGCAGGCGTGA
- a CDS encoding H-NS family nucleoid-associated regulatory protein, producing MKEREEQRLFDLDGNARERLIVWIRRRMDEYGITMEALAEAIEADKAAVRAVMYRDAFGNTWDGHGDKPDWLARAIYAGQNIDHFRC from the coding sequence ATGAAAGAGCGAGAAGAACAACGGCTGTTCGACCTCGACGGGAATGCGCGTGAGCGCCTGATCGTGTGGATCCGCCGCCGCATGGACGAATACGGCATAACGATGGAAGCGCTTGCCGAAGCGATTGAGGCCGACAAAGCAGCAGTCCGCGCGGTGATGTATCGCGACGCCTTCGGTAATACGTGGGATGGCCATGGCGATAAACCGGACTGGCTCGCGCGCGCGATCTACGCCGGACAGAACATCGACCATTTCCGCTGCTGA